One genomic region from Xenopus laevis strain J_2021 chromosome 2L, Xenopus_laevis_v10.1, whole genome shotgun sequence encodes:
- the LOC121399956 gene encoding uncharacterized protein LOC121399956, translating into MEANAAQVMEIGATKRKALMPRRFREETEGSAEDIARPKKRVSCSLQVRSRSASGGCGRRDGVVSEEEEASREREPDQDDVTSGSTNSAGPAVKKRKKFGGAQRIGEQHGKEYTRKRQWYNQRMPGWAMGQEFPYWESYRVPSLQFRNREEEESWLQWRRERTQRQEEEAGPSTRKEKEAYPTNTRMQKEDTSTQRPVVATAAREAPMGELNVQHDIPIDLDSDSEDSDSESEGGKMLAILKKYLKGKEKGGGIEKNSKETTPVMVLAGAGDTYACALTETAAHLPKKARKSIEEGKFVDIYSLTREAVQEKEEGVKQEEKGRRGKSIFDWLKGFLVFSSVYLVKKPEQSLNIIKYIDTIIDTYLFYKGTSWYDYDQAFRKKIVNSKMLSFGQKDIDLWTRLVSKESNTSYNVNKGSYTVKPRNVCFAYNERRCNRGYACKFRHACSACGSSHVVSECNRKRETQANRQPFRGAQQKSGNASADGQTK; encoded by the exons ATGGAGGCGAATGCGGCCCAAGTGATGGAAATCGGAGCGACGAAGAGGAAAGCCCTGATGCCCAGGAGGTTCCGGGAAGAGACTGAAGGCTCGGCAGAGGACATCGCTAGGCCCAAGAAGAGGGTAAGTTGTTCCCTGCAGGTCAGGAGCCGGTCGGCGAGCGGTGGATGCGGCAGAAGAGACGGCGTCGTCAGCGAAGAGGAGGAAGCATCGCGAGAACGGGAACCGGATCaagatgacgtcacttccggatcGACGAACAGCGCTGGACCGGCGGTGAAGAAAAGGAAGAAGTTTGGAGGCGCACAGAGGATCGGGGAGCAGCACGGCAAGGAGTATACAAGGAAGAG GCAATGGTATAACCAGAGGATGCCTGGATGGGCAATGGGACAAGAGTTTCCATATTGGGAGAGTTATCGGGTGCCGAGTCTCCAGTTTAGAAACAGGGAGGAAGAGGAGAGCTGGTTGCAGTGGAGGAGAGAAAGAACGCAAAGACAAGAGGAGGAGGCAGGCCCATCaacaaggaaggaaaaagaaGCCTATCCAACAAATACAAGGATGCAGAAAGAGGATACAAGCACACAGAGACCAGTCGTGGCAACCGCTGCAAGGGAGGCACCTATGGGTGAGTTGAATGTGCAACATGACATACCAATTGATTTGGATTCTGATTCAGAGGATTCAGATAGTGAGTCAGAAGGGGGTAAAATGTTAGCCATACTTAAGAAGTATCTGAAAGGCAAAGAGAAAGGTGGGGgtatagaaaaaaattcaaaagaaaccaCTCCGGTAATGGTCCTAGCTGGGGCTGGGGATACATATGCATGCGCACTTACAGAGACTGCAGCACATTTACCTAAGAAAGCGAGAAAGTCTATAGAAGAGGGTAAATTTGTGGATATTTACAGTTTAACTAGGGAAGCAGTTCAAGAAAAGGAAGAAGGGGTGAAACAGGAGGAAAAAGGGAGAAGGGGAAAATCGATATTTGATTGGTTGAAAGGGTTTTTGGTTTTCTCAAGCGTATACCTAGTTAAAAAGCCGGAGCAGAGTTTGAATATCATAAAAtacattgatacaataattgacaCATATCTGTTTTACAAGGGTACTTCATGGTATGATTATGACCAGGCTTTcaggaaaaagattgtaaatagtAAAATGTTATCTTTCGGGCAGAAGGACATAGATTTATGGACAAGATTGGTGTCTAAAGAGAGTAATACAAGCTATAATGTGAACAAAGGGAGCTATACGGTCAAACCAAGGAACGTGTGTTTCGCATACAACGAGAGGAGATGTAATAGAGGGTATGCATGCAAATTTAGGCATGCATGCTCTGCATGTGGATCTTCTCATGTTGTAAGTGAATGTAACAGGAAAAGGGAGACCCAAGCAAACAGGCAGCCCTTTCGAGGCGCTCAGCAAAAGAGCGGCAACGCCAGTGCAGATGGGCAAACTAAGTGA